A single Nocardioides sp. JS614 DNA region contains:
- a CDS encoding DUF5131 family protein, translating to MATNSGIEWTEVTWNPVTGCDRVAAGCDNCYALALAKRLKAMGAEKYQNDGDPRTSGPGFGVTTHPSALAQPYKWRSPKVVFVNSMSDLFHAKVPIPFIRDVFDVIRDTPQHTYQALTKRAHRMARVADQLDWPDNLWMGVSVESFDAVDRIDHLRRTPAKTRFLSCEPLITPLPRMNLESVDWVIVGGESGPRARPMEPSWAEDIRDQCHAAGVAFFFKQWGGRTPKANGRELDGRTWDDMPALALS from the coding sequence GTGGCCACCAACAGCGGCATCGAGTGGACCGAGGTCACCTGGAACCCCGTCACCGGATGCGACCGAGTCGCCGCAGGGTGTGACAACTGCTATGCCCTAGCCCTCGCCAAGCGACTGAAGGCAATGGGCGCCGAGAAGTACCAGAACGACGGGGACCCGCGGACCTCCGGTCCCGGATTCGGCGTCACCACGCACCCGTCGGCGCTCGCCCAGCCGTACAAGTGGCGGTCGCCCAAGGTTGTTTTCGTAAACTCGATGAGCGACCTGTTCCATGCCAAGGTCCCGATCCCGTTCATCCGCGACGTATTTGACGTCATCCGAGATACTCCGCAGCACACCTATCAGGCGCTCACCAAGCGAGCACACCGCATGGCGCGGGTTGCCGACCAGCTCGACTGGCCCGACAACCTTTGGATGGGTGTTTCGGTCGAGTCGTTCGACGCCGTCGATCGGATCGATCACCTTCGTAGAACGCCCGCGAAGACGCGGTTCTTGTCCTGCGAGCCGCTGATCACTCCGCTCCCGCGGATGAACCTGGAGAGCGTCGACTGGGTCATTGTCGGCGGCGAGTCAGGGCCTCGCGCTCGTCCGATGGAGCCCAGCTGGGCCGAGGATATCCGCGACCAGTGCCATGCCGCCGGAGTGGCGTTCTTCTTCAAGCAGTGGGGTGGCCGCACTCCCAAGGCCAACGGTAGGGAACTCGATGGCAGGACCTGGGACGATATGCCTGCGCTCGCATTGAGCTAG
- a CDS encoding three-Cys-motif partner protein TcmP — protein sequence MARGWSYWSRNKLEILTDYLPAFNSASKGKASERIYIDVMAGEPENHDRETGESFDGSARIAMAAAPGFTRFAFGEMPPKAAQLEADLEPRSAGRPFKVYEGDCNATIKGMLADLSDVCWAPTFAFLDQQAAELHWETMAAIAAFRRGKTKAEQWILWSPAMLIKGLTGSNGDLYFARVDRMYGTNAWRRIFAARRREVITAEEFRAEMVNLIRWRLETKLGYLHTARIPMRMLNGVTIYDMVFATDHDVGLKIMSHLYAKAAEREPRMRQEAIERSKQAPRYADDFLFDMQPAPNPSVPKWRSEPCTDPTERDWWD from the coding sequence ATGGCTCGGGGCTGGAGTTACTGGTCGAGGAACAAGTTGGAGATCCTCACGGACTACCTCCCGGCATTCAACAGCGCCTCGAAGGGCAAGGCATCCGAGCGGATCTACATCGACGTGATGGCCGGCGAGCCGGAGAACCACGATCGTGAAACCGGCGAGTCGTTCGACGGGTCGGCCCGGATCGCGATGGCGGCGGCCCCGGGCTTCACCCGGTTCGCTTTCGGCGAGATGCCGCCAAAGGCGGCGCAGCTCGAGGCTGACCTGGAGCCGCGAAGCGCCGGTCGGCCGTTCAAGGTCTACGAAGGGGACTGCAACGCCACGATCAAGGGGATGCTGGCCGATCTGTCCGACGTCTGCTGGGCGCCTACCTTCGCCTTCCTCGACCAGCAGGCGGCCGAGCTCCACTGGGAGACAATGGCGGCCATCGCTGCGTTCCGACGGGGTAAGACGAAGGCCGAGCAATGGATCCTCTGGTCCCCAGCGATGCTGATCAAGGGGCTCACAGGCTCCAATGGAGACCTGTACTTCGCGCGCGTGGACCGAATGTACGGCACCAACGCCTGGCGCCGGATCTTCGCGGCCCGCCGACGCGAGGTCATCACGGCTGAGGAGTTCCGGGCCGAGATGGTCAACCTGATCCGGTGGCGTCTGGAGACCAAACTCGGCTACTTGCATACCGCACGCATCCCGATGCGGATGCTCAACGGGGTGACGATCTACGACATGGTGTTCGCGACTGACCACGACGTCGGCCTCAAGATCATGTCCCACCTGTACGCGAAGGCGGCCGAGCGCGAGCCGCGGATGCGTCAAGAGGCGATCGAGAGATCCAAGCAGGCGCCCAGGTACGCCGACGACTTCCTGTTCGACATGCAGCCCGCGCCGAACCCGTCCGTTCCGAAGTGGCGGAGCGAACCGTGCACCGACCCAACCGAGAGAGACTGGTGGGACTAG
- a CDS encoding McrC family protein, with product MTRADLEHLTEGQRLYPVDLTRAEAAALNRSGLVTAQPDVDGWRVTAEHAVGAVRRGDLVVRVTPKVGAAKVLTLLARAQGVRGLKVDPELVGVAPHADISAVLAVLFAQEAATAMAAGPLRGYRSEDQTLPVLRGRVRLREQHLRRFGLPVPLEVTVDEWTLDTDDNRRTRAAATALLALPGVPEHSTQALRRLDRLLGEAKLLAPGAPLEPWTPTRLNVKMHRLLHLADVVLAHTSVEHEAGATQTHGFVVNMAWLFETLIARLLEEQTLGLVPQQTMPLDTLGRLSIKPDLLFDGPGGVVAVADTKYKLLDDNGKVPNADVYQLVTYCARLGLSTGHLIYSSDEPGPDPFGIVGTNVLLVVHAVDVSRPVDVIEQQVREIGLRLLATGIRESGSTEARPLTPAG from the coding sequence GTGACGAGGGCTGACCTCGAGCATCTCACCGAGGGGCAGCGTCTCTACCCGGTCGACCTGACACGCGCCGAGGCGGCTGCCTTGAACCGGAGCGGCCTCGTGACCGCTCAGCCCGACGTCGATGGTTGGCGCGTCACGGCTGAGCACGCCGTCGGCGCGGTCCGCCGTGGCGACCTGGTCGTTCGCGTGACACCGAAAGTCGGCGCCGCGAAGGTGCTGACGTTGCTCGCCCGGGCTCAGGGCGTGCGCGGGCTGAAGGTGGACCCGGAGCTCGTGGGGGTCGCTCCTCACGCGGATATTTCCGCGGTACTCGCCGTCCTCTTCGCCCAGGAGGCGGCCACCGCCATGGCCGCCGGACCACTTCGCGGCTACCGCAGCGAGGACCAGACTCTGCCAGTACTCCGCGGACGCGTCCGGCTGCGAGAGCAGCACCTGCGCCGCTTCGGACTCCCTGTGCCGCTCGAGGTCACCGTCGACGAGTGGACCCTGGACACCGACGACAACCGGCGCACCCGTGCCGCCGCGACCGCACTCCTTGCCTTGCCAGGCGTGCCCGAACACAGCACCCAGGCGCTGAGACGGCTCGACCGGTTGCTCGGCGAGGCGAAGCTCCTCGCGCCCGGTGCCCCGCTCGAACCTTGGACCCCAACACGCCTCAACGTAAAGATGCATCGGCTCCTCCACCTTGCCGACGTCGTCCTGGCGCACACGAGCGTGGAGCACGAGGCCGGCGCGACTCAGACGCACGGATTCGTGGTGAACATGGCGTGGCTGTTCGAGACCCTTATCGCCAGGCTCCTGGAGGAGCAGACACTGGGGCTGGTTCCGCAGCAGACGATGCCGCTCGACACTCTCGGCCGACTTAGCATCAAGCCGGATCTGCTGTTCGACGGCCCGGGTGGCGTGGTGGCGGTAGCGGACACGAAGTACAAGCTGCTCGATGACAACGGCAAAGTCCCTAACGCAGACGTCTACCAACTTGTCACCTACTGCGCCCGGCTCGGGCTGAGCACCGGGCACCTCATCTACTCGTCCGATGAACCGGGACCGGACCCGTTTGGCATCGTCGGCACGAACGTGCTGCTCGTCGTCCACGCGGTCGACGTCAGCCGACCTGTCGACGTGATCGAGCAGCAAGTGCGGGAGATCGGCCTACGACTGTTGGCAACTGGAATCCGAGAATCCGGCAGTACCGAAGCCCGACCTCTCACCCCGGCCGGCTGA
- a CDS encoding AAA family ATPase, which yields MTQQPAATAVTPDADPVQDPDWPKRCRTRLRAALEVLGEHQDPIQTTELQELAAGRVPLNDYDSSLTATGAVRAWNNFGWNLTTTYEHAGWLHATSDGGFRLTREGRGALSSHPDPMALYDAAVQGYQAWDVARNEPLPDLPATPESDVLHSGAGAAHSMRACTPVLNAWRSLDSAFSPGSPIWSPATTTTLRKYLDGAPRPLASTLPGLDDLGARTLAAEALVLLVGPFSDMVGSTKRSRVRNPLIPAVDPPGLPWQLSADLEQGFVHGGKALIATPVTMLESFVRLLDHWWSQPQDTRDAAWADPWAFRDLVSGVPDVDDRVASLMCLLAHPRSFTTVLRVTDRQRIVEMFADRLEAATDDVEKDLKSITLALQDDQGGKPVRYDTAPLLQQWSQEVEGGGRAWLVRGELDQQNRVPAWVSQGRVTLTVGRLTQLPAQFTQDALSSLVEDRYSDLQVVKREAKKRDVLAFVLGMQPGDLITTVDGGTLRLGRVEDGPATLQSIGGSTLIVRPVAWFTESSPTVKELPAGVRSRVRFKGEDVLDLTEIVAALELLTQVDEELTGDVDIDQVELDLEGETETPPGQLPTKAELACDTTKLAADLHHADAGWLDELLISLNERKQVVLDGPPGTGKTYLVQHLLEACGVVEGQSALVQFHPTYSYEDFVEGFRPTTEGGGATLAVRPGPLRRIADEARNAEGKPFVLVIDEINRANIAKVFGELYFLLEYRGSEVELLYSEGERFSLPDNLFIIGTMNTADRSIALLDAAMRRRFVFLSMDTDEPALSGVLARWCADNQRPPGLAQLRDRLNAEMVKRGLDKSLAFGPSYFMRDGSDTQGALERLWRRELRPMLVEHHYGAHDNVDTWYPFSAWLAECGLAAPTPSAEAAEPAEDHGDEG from the coding sequence GTGACCCAACAGCCCGCCGCAACTGCTGTCACGCCCGACGCCGATCCGGTGCAGGATCCCGACTGGCCGAAGCGATGCCGCACCCGCCTGCGCGCCGCCCTCGAGGTGCTTGGCGAGCACCAGGATCCGATTCAGACCACCGAGTTGCAGGAGCTCGCTGCCGGCCGTGTGCCTCTCAACGACTACGACTCCTCGCTCACCGCCACCGGCGCGGTGCGGGCGTGGAACAACTTCGGCTGGAACCTCACGACCACCTACGAGCACGCAGGCTGGCTCCACGCCACTTCCGACGGGGGGTTCCGACTCACCAGGGAAGGCCGAGGGGCGCTTAGCAGCCACCCCGACCCCATGGCCCTGTACGACGCCGCTGTACAGGGCTACCAGGCATGGGACGTCGCACGTAACGAGCCGCTGCCAGATTTGCCGGCCACTCCAGAGAGCGACGTCTTGCACAGCGGCGCCGGGGCCGCCCACAGCATGCGGGCCTGCACGCCAGTGCTGAACGCGTGGCGCAGTTTGGACTCCGCCTTCTCGCCAGGCTCACCGATCTGGAGCCCCGCCACCACGACCACGCTGCGCAAATACCTCGACGGCGCGCCCCGTCCACTGGCCTCCACCCTGCCAGGGCTCGATGACCTCGGCGCTCGGACCCTGGCTGCAGAGGCGCTCGTGCTCCTGGTCGGGCCGTTCAGCGACATGGTCGGCAGCACCAAGCGCAGCCGGGTACGCAACCCGCTCATCCCCGCCGTTGATCCACCCGGGCTGCCCTGGCAGTTGTCCGCGGACCTCGAGCAGGGCTTCGTTCACGGCGGCAAGGCCCTGATCGCGACACCCGTCACGATGCTCGAGTCGTTCGTTCGGCTGCTCGACCACTGGTGGTCGCAGCCGCAAGACACCCGAGACGCCGCCTGGGCCGACCCATGGGCCTTCCGGGACCTGGTGAGCGGGGTGCCTGACGTCGACGACCGCGTCGCCTCGCTCATGTGCCTGCTGGCCCACCCGCGCTCCTTCACCACGGTGCTGCGCGTTACCGACCGTCAGCGCATCGTCGAGATGTTCGCCGACCGCCTCGAGGCAGCCACCGACGACGTCGAGAAGGACCTGAAGAGCATCACGCTGGCCCTCCAGGACGACCAGGGCGGTAAGCCGGTGCGCTACGACACCGCACCATTGCTGCAGCAGTGGAGCCAGGAGGTCGAGGGCGGAGGGCGGGCCTGGCTGGTGCGCGGTGAGCTCGACCAGCAGAACCGTGTACCGGCCTGGGTCAGCCAAGGCCGCGTCACCCTCACCGTGGGGCGGCTCACACAGCTTCCCGCCCAGTTCACGCAGGACGCGCTGAGCAGCCTCGTGGAGGACCGCTACTCAGACCTGCAGGTGGTCAAGCGCGAGGCCAAGAAGCGCGATGTCCTCGCCTTCGTCCTGGGCATGCAGCCCGGCGACCTCATCACGACCGTCGACGGCGGGACGCTCCGACTTGGACGCGTCGAGGACGGGCCTGCGACTCTGCAGTCCATCGGTGGGTCCACCCTGATCGTCAGGCCGGTCGCCTGGTTCACCGAAAGTTCGCCGACCGTCAAGGAGCTGCCCGCCGGCGTCCGCAGTCGGGTGCGGTTCAAGGGGGAGGACGTCCTCGACCTCACCGAGATCGTCGCTGCCCTCGAGCTCCTCACCCAGGTTGATGAGGAGCTGACCGGCGACGTCGACATCGACCAGGTCGAGCTGGACCTCGAGGGCGAGACCGAGACACCGCCAGGGCAGCTGCCAACCAAGGCGGAACTCGCATGCGACACCACGAAGCTGGCCGCGGACCTACACCACGCGGACGCCGGCTGGCTCGACGAGCTCTTGATCAGTCTCAACGAACGCAAGCAGGTCGTCCTGGACGGCCCACCCGGCACCGGCAAGACCTATCTCGTCCAGCATCTGCTCGAGGCATGTGGCGTGGTGGAGGGTCAGTCCGCGCTCGTGCAGTTCCATCCGACGTACAGCTACGAGGATTTCGTGGAGGGCTTCCGCCCCACTACTGAGGGTGGGGGAGCCACGTTGGCCGTCCGGCCGGGTCCGCTGAGGCGGATCGCAGACGAGGCGCGCAACGCGGAGGGCAAGCCATTCGTGCTGGTCATCGACGAGATCAACCGGGCCAACATCGCGAAGGTCTTCGGTGAGCTGTACTTCCTGCTGGAGTATCGGGGCTCCGAGGTTGAGCTCCTTTACAGCGAGGGGGAGCGGTTCAGCTTGCCGGACAACCTCTTCATCATCGGCACGATGAACACCGCCGACCGCTCTATCGCCCTACTCGACGCCGCCATGCGCCGCCGATTCGTGTTCCTGTCCATGGACACCGACGAGCCGGCACTCAGCGGAGTGCTCGCCCGGTGGTGTGCCGACAACCAACGCCCGCCAGGCCTCGCCCAGCTGCGGGACCGCCTCAACGCCGAGATGGTCAAGCGCGGCCTCGACAAGTCGCTCGCCTTCGGCCCGTCGTATTTCATGCGAGACGGGTCCGACACCCAGGGCGCGCTTGAGCGGTTGTGGCGCCGCGAGTTGCGCCCCATGTTGGTCGAGCACCACTACGGCGCCCACGACAACGTCGACACCTGGTACCCGTTCTCGGCATGGCTCGCGGAGTGCGGCTTGGCAGCACCGACCCCATCCGCCGAAGCCGCCGAACCCGCCGAGGACCACGGTGACGAGGGCTGA
- a CDS encoding Eco57I restriction-modification methylase domain-containing protein, which translates to MNGGLTSVRVAGALMPGDVLSAVLAGDLDGLTGSAYHLGSESPREAAARVWTHLLGVYRRFRSDLDSLPDEDPAVGLTRERWLTLLLSELGYGRVPPTPAGGLAVGDKQYPVSHLWGATPMHLLGWGVPLDKRSAGVAGAARAPHAMVQELLNRTDEYLWAVVANGRVLRLLRDSTTLTGQAYVEFDLEAMFDGELFAEFALLYLLCHQSRVEVPDDGQPADCWLERWRVTAVSQGVRAMTLLRDGVELALETLGTGFLQHPANTKLRDRLERGEIRLSDVHAALLRLAYRLLFWAVAEDRDALLSPDASQEQRRRYAEHFSSTRLRRLAVRRHGSGHDDLWQAATFVLDALGRKEGEQRLGLPGLGGLFAPTAADVLAGSRLPNAALLTAVRSLAVVQPKGQPQRLVDFAHLGAEELGSIYESLLELVPRHDPTTHAFTLETLAGNDRKTSGSYYTPTELVELVLDTALDPVLDDAEKNAHTTEEAEAALLGLRVCDPSVGSAHFLVAAARRIATRLATVRTGEVDPTPTAYSDAMHDVVARCVYGIDINPMAADLAKVSLWLTAMSPGRPLSFLDHHIKVGNALLGTTPALIHGGIPDTAYVALTGDDKSAASTLKKRNATERGQGDLFDDAGIDIDTASLRKATAEITDRAAAATTVDDVAWAAQRYADLQSDPDIIRARRVADAWCAAFLGPKTADAEPITHRALTAIADEAAPDPVVKAVDELATRHRLFHWHLEFPDVFRVPDDGLARGPYGWTGGFDAVLGNPPWERIKLQEQEFFAIREPAIAEAKNAAARKKAIAALAETDPDLFGEFNAARRQSEAESQFLRGSGRYPLCGVGDVNTYSVFAEHFRATLAPTGRSGIITPTGLATDATTAAFFADTITSGRLAAFFDFVTGPEIWSGIGHNRFRFAVSSTTGGERIPEAQLSFDNRHPRDLQIADRKYSLPSDDLVLLNPNTGTLPIFADTRDAEVTLACYRRHPILIRDGGRNPWGLRFSRLFDMANDSALFHTVEDLEDLEATFDGWAWTHADQRWLPLYEAKMLSHWNSRFSGYADVPEGYQGTALPRLTDERLDDPASEPMARYWVPEANVTKAIPEGWDRNWLFGWRDIARSSDMRTFVPSVLPRAAVGDKFLLAFAAAPSKTPFLQAVWSSLIFDYISRQKISGTGMKYFLTKQLACPEPEAFDGVPAWSQEPLGAFVRARVLELTYTSERLAAYAVDVLSGEPGTTDPGPPFRWVPERREQLRAELEAAMLCLYGLDREDAEYVLDSFVLVCKYEERDHGEFRTKRLVLAAYDAMAAAAESGVPFVSPLDPAPGEGPRHLERES; encoded by the coding sequence GTGAACGGCGGACTGACCTCGGTCCGCGTGGCCGGCGCGCTGATGCCCGGCGACGTGCTCTCAGCTGTCCTGGCCGGCGACCTGGACGGCCTCACGGGCTCGGCGTACCACCTGGGGTCCGAGAGTCCCCGGGAGGCGGCCGCACGGGTCTGGACACACCTGCTCGGGGTCTACCGGCGGTTCCGCTCCGACCTCGACAGCCTGCCCGACGAGGACCCCGCGGTCGGGCTCACACGCGAACGTTGGCTCACGCTCCTGCTCTCCGAGCTCGGCTACGGCCGGGTGCCGCCCACGCCGGCGGGTGGCTTGGCCGTGGGGGACAAGCAGTACCCGGTCAGCCACCTGTGGGGCGCCACCCCGATGCACCTGCTCGGATGGGGAGTCCCGCTCGACAAGCGGTCCGCCGGTGTAGCCGGGGCGGCACGCGCTCCGCACGCGATGGTGCAAGAACTGCTCAACCGCACCGATGAGTACCTCTGGGCGGTCGTGGCCAACGGCCGCGTGCTACGCCTGCTGCGCGACTCCACCACCCTCACCGGGCAGGCCTACGTCGAGTTCGACCTTGAGGCGATGTTCGACGGCGAGCTCTTCGCCGAGTTCGCCCTCCTCTACCTGCTCTGCCACCAGTCCCGCGTCGAAGTGCCGGATGACGGCCAGCCCGCCGACTGCTGGCTCGAGCGCTGGCGCGTCACCGCTGTGAGCCAGGGCGTGCGTGCCATGACGCTGCTGCGTGACGGGGTCGAACTGGCGCTGGAGACCCTCGGCACGGGCTTCCTCCAGCACCCTGCGAATACCAAGCTGCGCGACCGCCTGGAGCGCGGCGAGATCCGCCTCAGCGACGTCCACGCCGCGCTGCTGCGACTGGCCTACCGACTCCTCTTCTGGGCCGTCGCCGAGGACCGTGACGCCCTGCTCAGCCCAGACGCCAGCCAGGAGCAGCGAAGGCGCTACGCCGAGCACTTCTCCTCCACGCGCCTTCGTCGTCTGGCCGTCCGCCGTCACGGCAGCGGCCACGACGATCTGTGGCAGGCCGCCACGTTCGTCCTAGACGCCCTCGGCCGCAAGGAGGGTGAGCAACGCCTCGGGCTCCCTGGCCTCGGTGGCCTCTTCGCACCCACCGCAGCCGATGTCCTAGCCGGCAGCCGACTTCCGAACGCCGCCCTTCTCACCGCCGTTCGCTCGCTTGCGGTCGTGCAACCGAAGGGCCAGCCGCAGCGACTGGTCGACTTCGCCCACCTCGGCGCCGAAGAACTCGGCTCGATCTACGAGTCCCTGCTGGAGCTGGTGCCACGCCACGACCCGACCACCCACGCCTTCACTCTGGAGACCCTCGCCGGCAACGACCGCAAGACCTCCGGCAGTTACTACACCCCCACCGAACTCGTCGAGCTCGTCCTCGACACCGCACTCGACCCCGTGCTGGACGACGCCGAGAAGAACGCCCACACCACCGAGGAGGCCGAAGCAGCCCTACTGGGGCTGCGGGTGTGCGACCCGAGCGTCGGATCGGCGCACTTCCTGGTAGCTGCTGCCCGCCGCATCGCCACTCGACTCGCCACCGTGCGCACCGGCGAAGTCGACCCCACCCCAACCGCCTACAGCGACGCAATGCACGACGTCGTCGCCCGCTGCGTCTACGGCATCGACATCAACCCGATGGCGGCCGACCTGGCCAAGGTCAGCCTCTGGCTCACCGCCATGAGCCCCGGCCGCCCCCTATCGTTCCTCGACCACCACATCAAGGTCGGCAACGCCCTCCTCGGCACCACTCCCGCCCTCATCCATGGGGGCATTCCCGACACCGCCTACGTCGCCCTCACCGGCGACGACAAGTCCGCCGCGTCCACATTGAAGAAGCGCAACGCCACCGAACGCGGTCAGGGCGACCTCTTCGACGACGCCGGCATCGATATCGACACCGCAAGCCTGCGCAAGGCCACCGCCGAGATCACCGACCGCGCCGCCGCAGCCACCACCGTGGACGACGTCGCCTGGGCCGCCCAGCGCTACGCCGACCTACAGAGCGATCCCGACATCATCCGCGCCCGCCGCGTCGCCGACGCCTGGTGCGCGGCCTTCCTCGGCCCCAAGACCGCCGACGCCGAGCCGATCACCCACCGGGCCCTGACCGCCATCGCCGACGAAGCCGCTCCCGACCCCGTTGTGAAAGCCGTCGACGAGCTCGCGACCCGGCACCGGCTGTTCCACTGGCATCTGGAGTTCCCCGACGTGTTCCGCGTGCCCGACGACGGTCTCGCGCGCGGTCCGTACGGCTGGACAGGTGGCTTCGATGCGGTCCTCGGCAATCCACCGTGGGAGCGCATCAAGCTCCAGGAGCAGGAGTTCTTCGCGATCCGCGAGCCGGCCATTGCCGAGGCGAAGAACGCCGCCGCCCGCAAAAAGGCCATCGCGGCACTCGCCGAGACCGACCCAGACCTGTTTGGCGAGTTCAACGCCGCGCGCCGACAGAGCGAAGCCGAGAGCCAGTTCCTCCGCGGCAGCGGCCGTTACCCGCTGTGCGGCGTCGGCGACGTAAATACCTACAGCGTCTTCGCCGAGCACTTCCGCGCCACCCTCGCTCCGACCGGCCGCAGCGGCATCATCACCCCGACCGGCCTTGCGACGGACGCCACCACCGCCGCCTTTTTCGCCGACACGATCACGTCTGGGCGCCTCGCGGCCTTCTTCGATTTCGTCACCGGACCGGAGATCTGGAGCGGGATAGGCCACAACAGGTTCCGCTTCGCCGTGTCCTCGACCACTGGTGGTGAGCGCATCCCCGAGGCGCAGCTCTCCTTCGACAACCGGCATCCGCGCGACCTTCAGATCGCAGATCGCAAATACAGCCTGCCATCCGATGACCTGGTCCTGTTGAACCCGAACACCGGAACGTTGCCCATTTTCGCGGACACCCGCGACGCAGAGGTGACCCTCGCCTGCTATCGCCGACACCCCATCCTGATCCGCGACGGCGGACGCAATCCCTGGGGGCTTCGCTTTTCCCGTCTCTTCGACATGGCAAACGACAGCGCTCTTTTCCACACCGTCGAGGACCTTGAAGACCTCGAGGCCACCTTCGACGGCTGGGCCTGGACCCACGCCGACCAGCGCTGGCTGCCTCTGTACGAAGCGAAGATGCTGAGCCACTGGAACTCCCGCTTCTCGGGATATGCCGACGTCCCCGAGGGCTACCAGGGGACTGCGTTGCCGCGACTCACCGACGAGCGGTTGGACGACCCCGCCTCCGAACCGATGGCCCGCTACTGGGTGCCTGAGGCCAACGTCACCAAGGCGATCCCCGAGGGATGGGATCGAAACTGGTTGTTCGGGTGGCGCGACATCGCCCGATCCAGCGACATGCGCACGTTCGTCCCGAGTGTGCTCCCACGCGCCGCGGTGGGGGACAAGTTCCTGCTCGCCTTCGCAGCGGCTCCGAGCAAGACGCCGTTCTTGCAGGCGGTTTGGTCCTCGCTGATCTTCGACTACATCTCGAGGCAGAAGATCAGCGGCACAGGAATGAAGTACTTCTTGACCAAGCAATTGGCGTGCCCAGAGCCGGAGGCATTCGATGGCGTACCAGCTTGGTCTCAAGAGCCCTTGGGGGCCTTTGTGCGGGCTCGAGTTCTGGAGCTGACCTACACGAGTGAAAGGCTCGCAGCGTACGCCGTCGACGTTCTTTCAGGCGAGCCCGGCACAACGGATCCCGGGCCGCCGTTCCGATGGGTTCCTGAGCGCCGGGAGCAGCTGCGCGCCGAGCTTGAGGCCGCCATGCTTTGCCTCTACGGCCTCGATCGCGAGGATGCGGAATACGTCCTCGATTCGTTCGTCTTGGTATGCAAGTACGAGGAGCGCGACCACGGGGAGTTCCGGACCAAGCGGCTCGTGCTTGCCGCCTACGACGCCATGGCAGCCGCTGCCGAGAGCGGCGTGCCGTTCGTCAGCCCGCTGGACCCGGCCCCCGGCGAAGGCCCTCGACACCTGGAGCGTGAGTCGTGA